A region of Streptomyces sp. R44 DNA encodes the following proteins:
- a CDS encoding class I SAM-dependent methyltransferase, translating to MTLSPPPVSASDTANQPSSIDAGHWPDVARQPRASVIRTAVARTMVDRAFARLPLRIVTPLDDRPRIATADGPATMPTLTLHDPRSFYQRIGEDGLIGFGESYMADEWDSDNLVELLTVLARHVDDLVPAPLRRLRRLWVHSRPLLDRNSLDGARQNIHRHYDLSNDLFALFLDPSLTYSSAVFDSLPASSADLMAAQHRKIDQLLDLAQVGPGTRLLEIGTGWGELALRAAARGARVRTVTLSEEQQALATERIRTAGFADRVNVELRDYRQLRGQYDAVVSVEMIEAVGHEYWPAYCATLRRLLSPGGRAVLQAITMPHDRMLATSRTHTWISKYIFPGGLIPSREAIAQHSAAAGLDIVHDTGYADHYAETLRLWREKFLSEGEAVHALGFDHVFRRMWELYLAYSEAGFRAGYLDVRQLVLTATGMQGAEGWV from the coding sequence GTGACTCTCTCGCCGCCCCCGGTCTCCGCATCCGATACCGCCAACCAGCCCTCGTCGATCGATGCCGGGCATTGGCCGGACGTCGCCCGACAGCCCCGTGCCTCGGTCATCCGCACGGCCGTCGCGCGCACCATGGTGGACCGCGCGTTCGCGCGCCTGCCGCTGCGGATAGTCACCCCGCTCGACGACCGGCCCAGGATCGCCACAGCAGACGGCCCCGCGACGATGCCGACGCTGACACTCCACGACCCGCGGTCCTTCTACCAGAGGATCGGCGAGGACGGACTCATCGGCTTCGGCGAGTCCTACATGGCCGACGAGTGGGACAGCGACAACCTCGTCGAACTGCTCACCGTCCTCGCCCGTCACGTCGACGACCTCGTTCCGGCCCCGCTGCGCCGACTACGCCGTCTCTGGGTGCACAGCAGGCCCCTGCTCGACCGTAACTCGCTCGACGGAGCACGTCAGAACATCCATCGCCACTACGACCTCTCCAACGACCTCTTCGCCCTGTTCCTCGACCCCAGCCTGACCTACTCGTCCGCAGTATTCGACTCCTTGCCGGCAAGCAGCGCGGACCTCATGGCTGCTCAGCATCGAAAGATCGACCAACTCCTCGACCTGGCCCAGGTCGGCCCCGGAACCCGGCTTCTGGAGATCGGCACCGGCTGGGGCGAACTCGCCCTCCGGGCCGCCGCCCGAGGGGCCCGGGTGCGTACCGTCACCCTCTCGGAGGAGCAGCAGGCCTTGGCGACGGAGCGCATCCGGACGGCTGGCTTCGCCGACCGTGTCAACGTTGAACTCCGGGACTACCGCCAGCTACGAGGCCAATACGACGCTGTCGTCAGTGTGGAGATGATCGAGGCCGTCGGCCACGAGTACTGGCCCGCCTACTGCGCCACCCTCCGTCGACTCCTGTCTCCCGGCGGCCGCGCCGTGCTCCAGGCGATCACCATGCCGCACGACAGGATGCTCGCCACCTCCCGAACCCACACCTGGATCAGCAAGTACATCTTCCCCGGCGGACTCATCCCTTCACGGGAGGCCATCGCCCAGCACAGCGCCGCGGCCGGCCTGGACATCGTCCACGACACCGGTTACGCCGACCACTACGCCGAGACCCTGCGGCTGTGGCGCGAGAAGTTCCTGTCTGAAGGCGAAGCCGTCCACGCCCTCGGTTTCGACCACGTCTTCCGCCGTATGTGGGAGCTCTACCTCGCCTACTCGGAAGCCGGATTCCGAGCCGGCTACCTCGACGTCCGACAACTCGTCCTCACGGCAACGGGCATGCAGGGGGCAGAGGGATGGGTTTGA
- a CDS encoding DUF1365 domain-containing protein translates to MKSGKLPNVPALYMSEVVHTRVAPTRYGFRHRTYFWLVDIDDLPRLPRILRPLARFDPRDHFGGAAPSLRAGLNSYLAANGVSDADGPVLMLGHARVLGHVFNPLTLYWCHNKAGRLVCVVAEVHNTYGQRHCYLLRPDPQGRDEIPKTFYVSPFFDVEGSYRMRLPLPDDRLDITVQLRHTDGLSPLTATVRGTRRPAATGTLLAAAVRHPWSTAAVSLGIRRHGIRLYLKGLPVRSRPTPPLQEGML, encoded by the coding sequence ATGAAGAGCGGCAAGCTCCCCAACGTCCCAGCCCTCTACATGAGCGAAGTCGTCCACACACGCGTCGCACCTACGCGGTACGGGTTCCGCCACCGCACGTACTTCTGGCTGGTCGACATCGATGATCTCCCCCGTCTACCCCGCATCCTGCGTCCCCTCGCCCGCTTCGACCCCCGTGACCATTTCGGCGGCGCCGCGCCCAGCCTGCGCGCGGGCCTGAACAGTTACCTCGCCGCCAACGGCGTTTCCGACGCGGATGGGCCCGTCCTGATGCTCGGGCACGCGCGCGTCCTGGGCCACGTCTTCAACCCCCTGACCCTGTACTGGTGCCACAACAAGGCCGGACGCCTGGTCTGCGTGGTCGCGGAGGTGCACAACACGTACGGACAGAGACACTGCTACCTCCTGCGGCCCGACCCGCAGGGACGCGACGAGATTCCCAAGACGTTCTACGTCTCACCGTTCTTCGACGTCGAGGGCTCCTACCGGATGCGGCTACCGCTGCCCGACGACCGCCTGGACATCACCGTTCAGCTTCGCCACACCGATGGACTCAGCCCTCTGACCGCAACCGTCCGTGGCACCCGCCGTCCCGCAGCGACAGGCACGCTCCTTGCTGCCGCCGTGCGTCACCCATGGTCGACCGCGGCCGTATCGCTCGGGATACGCCGCCATGGCATCCGGCTGTACCTCAAGGGGCTGCCCGTCAGGTCCCGGCCCACCCCTCCCCTTCAAGAAGGCATGCTGTGA
- a CDS encoding NAD(P)/FAD-dependent oxidoreductase, with protein sequence MNRRSIAVVGAGVAGLTAAYILDRVHDVTLYEAEDRLGGHAHTHELPTREGGVVRVDTGFIVHNERTYPLLVRLFRELGVATQDSEMSMSVRCDGCALEYAGARGPRGLLGGGNARRASHLRMLAEVPRFHRAARRLLASGDESMTLGDFLRKHHFTPYFVGHFAIPLVAAVWSCAPDIALKYPAAYLFQFLSHHGLLSVTGSPQWKTVTGGSAAYVERVAKEITAVRTATPVRSVARGVDQARVITEDGESTAYSAVVLAVHADLALRLLADPSEQERRVLGAFTYSQNPTVLHRDTTLLPRSRHARASWNYWLPSCTSRPGSVQVSYDMNRLQRLDGEEPHIVTLNPSGRVDESTVLARMTYEHPVYTPESVAAQRMLPDLNTSVTAYAGAYHGWGFHEDGCRSGVEAARSLGANW encoded by the coding sequence ATGAACCGCCGAAGCATTGCGGTCGTAGGGGCGGGCGTGGCGGGCCTGACGGCTGCCTACATCCTTGATCGCGTCCACGACGTCACCTTGTACGAGGCCGAGGACCGCCTGGGAGGCCATGCCCACACTCACGAACTGCCCACGCGTGAAGGAGGGGTCGTTCGCGTCGACACTGGCTTCATCGTCCACAACGAACGGACTTACCCCCTCCTCGTGCGGCTCTTCCGTGAGCTCGGCGTGGCAACCCAGGACTCAGAGATGAGCATGTCCGTCCGCTGTGACGGATGTGCTCTGGAGTACGCCGGAGCACGCGGCCCACGAGGGCTTCTCGGTGGTGGCAACGCCCGCCGCGCATCCCATCTGCGCATGCTCGCCGAAGTCCCCCGCTTCCACCGCGCCGCCCGCCGCCTGCTCGCATCCGGCGACGAATCGATGACGTTGGGCGACTTCCTTCGAAAGCACCATTTCACGCCGTACTTCGTCGGCCACTTCGCGATTCCGCTCGTCGCGGCCGTGTGGTCCTGCGCACCCGACATCGCTCTCAAGTACCCCGCGGCGTACCTCTTCCAGTTCCTCAGCCACCACGGACTGCTGTCGGTGACCGGATCCCCCCAGTGGAAGACGGTCACCGGTGGCTCTGCCGCATACGTCGAACGTGTCGCGAAGGAAATCACCGCCGTCCGGACCGCCACGCCCGTCCGCAGCGTCGCACGCGGCGTGGATCAGGCTCGCGTCATCACGGAGGACGGCGAGTCGACCGCATACTCCGCCGTCGTCCTGGCGGTGCACGCCGACCTCGCATTGCGACTGCTCGCCGACCCGAGCGAACAGGAACGACGTGTTCTCGGGGCCTTCACCTACTCCCAGAACCCGACGGTGCTGCATCGGGACACCACCCTTCTGCCCCGGAGCCGGCACGCGCGAGCCTCCTGGAACTACTGGCTCCCCTCCTGTACATCCCGCCCCGGATCGGTCCAGGTCAGCTACGACATGAACCGGCTGCAACGCTTGGACGGAGAAGAACCCCACATCGTCACGCTCAACCCCAGTGGACGCGTCGACGAATCCACCGTGCTTGCACGGATGACCTACGAGCATCCCGTGTACACCCCCGAGTCCGTCGCCGCCCAGCGCATGCTTCCCGACCTCAACACCTCCGTCACCGCCTACGCGGGCGCCTACCACGGCTGGGGGTTCCACGAAGACGGGTGCCGATCGGGGGTCGAGGCAGCCCGGTCTCTTGGAGCGAACTGGTGA
- a CDS encoding FAD-binding domain-containing protein: protein MHPWTGKLRQARRHRTDKRPERVLNPVRQGQRHHPDGRFVHRRVPGLKGLQPPAVHQPWTISGIERARYDSPDPLIVPADVMPRFRRTRHSS, encoded by the coding sequence GTGCACCCTTGGACCGGCAAGCTGAGACAGGCAAGACGGCACCGCACCGACAAACGACCCGAGCGAGTCCTCAACCCGGTCCGGCAAGGCCAGCGCCACCACCCGGACGGCCGGTTCGTCCATCGTCGGGTGCCAGGACTGAAGGGGCTGCAGCCCCCAGCTGTGCACCAGCCATGGACCATCAGTGGCATCGAGCGCGCTCGGTACGACAGTCCCGACCCGCTGATCGTGCCGGCGGACGTCATGCCCCGGTTCCGACGGACTCGGCACTCAAGCTGA
- a CDS encoding ferrochelatase has protein sequence MSDQHDPAPYDALLLLSFGGPEGPDDVVPFLENVTRGRGIPKERLKEVGQHYFLFGGVSPINDQNRALLDALRTDFAQAGLGLPVHWGNRNWAPYLTDTLREMITDGRRHIAVLTTSAYASYSGCRQYRENLADALATLEAEGLPLPRVDKLRHYFNHPGFVEPMVEGVLASLAELDPAARVGAHLAFTTHSIPDSAADSSGPVTEHGDGGAYVKQHLDVARVIVDAVREETGIAHPWKLVYQSRSGAPHIPWLEPDICDHLEELHAAGAPAAVMVPIGFVSDHMEVLYDLDTEATAKAAELGLPVRRSATVGADPRFAAAVRELVLERAANERGTRVERCALGALGPSHDLCPIGCCPARAERPAAAGADSPYASFDVEGGMDEHATLALR, from the coding sequence ATGTCCGATCAGCACGATCCCGCCCCGTACGACGCCCTGCTGCTGCTCTCCTTCGGCGGCCCCGAGGGCCCGGACGACGTGGTCCCGTTCCTGGAGAACGTGACGCGCGGCCGCGGCATCCCGAAGGAACGGCTCAAGGAAGTGGGGCAGCACTACTTCCTCTTCGGTGGCGTCTCCCCGATCAACGACCAGAACCGCGCGCTGCTCGACGCGCTGCGGACGGACTTCGCGCAGGCCGGGCTCGGCCTGCCGGTCCACTGGGGAAACCGGAACTGGGCGCCGTACCTCACCGACACCCTCCGCGAGATGATCACCGACGGGCGGCGCCACATCGCCGTCCTCACCACCAGCGCGTACGCCTCCTACTCCGGCTGCCGCCAGTACCGGGAGAACCTCGCCGACGCGCTCGCCACCCTGGAGGCGGAGGGGCTCCCGCTGCCCCGGGTCGACAAGCTCCGGCACTACTTCAACCACCCCGGCTTCGTCGAGCCGATGGTCGAGGGCGTCCTCGCCTCCCTCGCGGAGCTCGACCCCGCGGCGCGGGTCGGCGCCCACCTGGCCTTCACCACCCACTCCATCCCCGACTCCGCCGCCGACAGCTCCGGCCCGGTCACCGAGCACGGCGACGGCGGGGCGTACGTGAAGCAGCACCTGGACGTGGCCCGGGTGATCGTCGACGCGGTCCGCGAGGAGACCGGCATCGCCCACCCCTGGAAGCTCGTCTACCAGTCCCGCAGCGGCGCCCCCCACATCCCGTGGCTGGAGCCCGACATCTGCGACCACCTGGAGGAGCTGCACGCAGCCGGCGCGCCCGCCGCCGTCATGGTGCCGATCGGCTTCGTCTCCGACCACATGGAGGTCCTCTACGACCTCGACACCGAGGCCACGGCCAAGGCGGCCGAGCTGGGGCTGCCCGTCCGGCGCTCGGCGACCGTCGGGGCCGACCCGCGCTTCGCCGCCGCCGTCCGCGAGCTCGTCCTGGAGCGCGCCGCGAACGAGCGGGGGACCAGGGTCGAGCGGTGCGCGCTCGGCGCCCTCGGCCCCTCCCACGACCTCTGCCCGATCGGCTGCTGCCCCGCCAGGGCGGAGCGGCCCGCCGCGGCCGGCGCCGACAGCCCGTACGCGTCGTTCGATGTCGAAGGAGGAATGGATGAGCACGCCACACTGGCTCTTCGGTGA
- a CDS encoding cryptochrome/photolyase family protein yields the protein MSTPHWLFGDQLGPSFAAPAAGGPGRHSPLLMIESRAVFRRRRFHRAKAHLILSAMRHRAAELGDRVTYIKADTYRDGLEDCLGGGRVTVHHPTSRAALSLVSSMNNVTVLPARGFLLGQDEFAGWARAGEGRGLRLEAFYRHVRQEHEILMDGDRPAGGTWNLDHDNREPPPRGAATLEAPPPYRPREDDIDAEVRHDLDRWERAGDVSFVGHDGPRLFPADRREALAALRRFIEYRLAAFGAYEDAMLAADPTMSHSLLSSSLNLGLLDPAECVERAEAAWRAGDAPLNSVEGFIRQIAGWREYVWHLYWYFGESYRASNTLRHHAPLPAWWTDLDADALTARCLSTVIRQVGETGWTHHIPRLMVLGSYALQRGWDPAAVTDWFHRCFIDGYDWVMLPNVVGMSQYADGGRMTTKPYTSGGAYIDHMSDLCGSCRYRPDRRVGPDACPFTAGYWAFMDRHRRLLARNARTSAQVHGLDRLVDLPDLVRQDRARGAAPP from the coding sequence ATGAGCACGCCACACTGGCTCTTCGGTGATCAGCTGGGGCCTTCGTTCGCGGCACCGGCCGCCGGCGGTCCTGGCCGCCACTCGCCGTTGTTGATGATCGAGTCGCGCGCAGTGTTCCGACGTCGCCGATTCCATCGGGCCAAAGCTCATCTGATCCTGTCAGCGATGCGCCACCGTGCCGCTGAGCTCGGTGACCGTGTCACCTACATCAAGGCCGACACCTACAGGGACGGCCTGGAAGACTGCTTGGGGGGCGGCCGTGTGACCGTCCACCACCCCACTTCGCGGGCCGCGCTGTCGCTCGTGTCCTCGATGAACAACGTCACCGTCCTACCTGCCCGTGGTTTCCTCCTCGGCCAGGACGAGTTCGCCGGCTGGGCGCGAGCCGGAGAAGGGCGAGGGCTCCGGCTCGAGGCGTTCTACCGGCACGTGCGCCAGGAGCACGAAATCCTCATGGACGGCGACAGACCCGCCGGTGGTACGTGGAATCTCGACCACGACAACCGAGAGCCTCCCCCGCGCGGAGCCGCGACGCTCGAAGCACCGCCACCGTATCGGCCACGGGAGGACGACATCGACGCCGAGGTCCGCCATGACCTGGATCGCTGGGAACGCGCCGGTGACGTTTCGTTCGTCGGCCACGATGGCCCCCGACTGTTCCCGGCAGACCGTCGCGAAGCACTCGCCGCCCTCCGACGCTTCATCGAGTACCGGCTCGCAGCCTTCGGCGCCTACGAAGATGCCATGCTGGCAGCGGACCCGACCATGAGCCACAGCCTGCTGTCGTCCTCGCTCAACTTGGGCTTGCTGGATCCGGCCGAGTGCGTGGAACGGGCCGAGGCCGCTTGGCGGGCTGGAGACGCCCCCTTGAACTCGGTCGAGGGCTTCATCCGACAGATCGCTGGGTGGCGGGAATACGTCTGGCATCTCTACTGGTACTTCGGCGAGAGCTACCGGGCATCGAACACACTGCGACATCACGCTCCGCTGCCCGCCTGGTGGACGGATCTGGACGCAGACGCCTTGACGGCACGTTGCCTGTCGACGGTCATCCGCCAAGTCGGAGAAACTGGTTGGACTCATCACATCCCGCGCCTGATGGTGCTCGGCAGCTACGCACTCCAACGGGGGTGGGATCCCGCCGCAGTGACTGACTGGTTCCATCGCTGCTTCATCGACGGCTACGACTGGGTCATGCTGCCCAATGTGGTCGGAATGTCTCAGTACGCCGATGGCGGCCGGATGACGACCAAGCCCTACACATCAGGCGGCGCCTATATCGACCACATGAGCGACTTGTGCGGGTCTTGTCGGTATCGCCCCGACCGGCGCGTCGGACCGGACGCATGTCCCTTCACCGCCGGATACTGGGCCTTTATGGACCGCCATCGGCGTCTCCTCGCGCGCAACGCTCGCACCTCTGCCCAGGTGCACGGACTCGATCGACTCGTCGACCTTCCAGATCTTGTCCGTCAGGACCGTGCCCGTGGCGCAGCCCCACCGTGA
- a CDS encoding FAD-dependent oxidoreductase, whose amino-acid sequence MVVTGTECADVVVIGAGAAGLACAADLAACGLAVRLLEADEAPGGRMRTDRVAGFTVDRGFQVFNTSYPQVKHRLRLRRLRLRRFDPAVLVSTTRGMWRFTDPTRDLRGSGDLLTGRAASPRDLLAVGALSARDMLEPTALLRSRPDTTTHIALTKAGVSQDLIDTFFRPFLSGVFLEEELDTSSRVFHLVWRTFLRGTLCLPADGIQAVPAQLASELPSGVLSTEARVDRLTDEGVQLADGAEIHARAVVVATGARAAAHLVTGLQVSTGRTVSTVYHAAERSPLAEPTLVVDAGRRFLNTCVLTEVHPRFATDGRALVSTSVLGELSPERETRIEEALAEVYGVDTKSWETVHQITVPDALPAMPPPYPLTRTTRLSAGRYVCGDHRATGSLQGALASGARAAREVLADLEQGRTRTGSRSR is encoded by the coding sequence ATGGTCGTGACAGGTACGGAATGCGCCGACGTCGTCGTCATCGGAGCTGGTGCGGCTGGCCTTGCCTGTGCGGCAGACCTCGCCGCCTGTGGGCTCGCCGTCCGCCTCCTTGAGGCTGACGAAGCGCCCGGAGGGCGGATGCGCACCGATCGTGTCGCGGGTTTCACGGTCGACCGCGGATTTCAGGTGTTCAACACGTCGTACCCGCAGGTCAAGCATCGACTTCGCCTGCGCCGGCTCCGGCTCCGGCGCTTCGACCCCGCCGTCCTCGTGTCCACCACGCGCGGGATGTGGCGCTTCACCGATCCCACCCGTGATCTGCGTGGCAGCGGAGATCTGCTGACCGGCCGGGCTGCCTCGCCCAGAGACTTGCTCGCCGTGGGAGCGCTGTCGGCTCGCGACATGCTGGAGCCCACTGCCCTGCTGCGCTCCCGGCCCGACACCACCACCCACATCGCTCTTACGAAGGCCGGGGTGTCCCAGGACCTGATCGACACCTTCTTCCGGCCGTTCCTCTCCGGTGTCTTCTTGGAGGAAGAACTGGACACCTCATCCCGCGTGTTCCACCTCGTTTGGCGTACCTTCCTACGAGGCACTCTCTGCCTTCCCGCTGACGGCATCCAAGCCGTGCCCGCCCAACTGGCCTCCGAACTGCCCTCAGGCGTGCTGTCGACCGAAGCAAGGGTCGACCGCCTCACGGACGAGGGGGTGCAGCTCGCTGACGGTGCCGAGATCCACGCCCGGGCGGTGGTCGTCGCGACCGGCGCCCGTGCTGCGGCTCACCTCGTGACAGGCCTTCAGGTTTCCACCGGTCGTACCGTGAGCACTGTCTACCATGCTGCCGAACGCTCACCGCTGGCCGAGCCGACCCTTGTCGTTGATGCCGGCCGCCGCTTCCTGAACACCTGCGTCCTCACCGAGGTCCATCCTCGTTTCGCCACGGATGGCCGGGCCTTGGTGTCGACTTCCGTGCTCGGAGAGCTCTCTCCAGAACGAGAGACACGAATTGAAGAGGCTCTTGCCGAGGTGTATGGAGTGGACACCAAGTCCTGGGAAACCGTCCATCAGATCACTGTGCCCGACGCCCTTCCGGCCATGCCGCCTCCGTATCCGTTGACACGTACGACCCGTCTGAGTGCCGGCCGGTATGTATGTGGCGACCACCGGGCGACGGGGTCCCTGCAAGGGGCCCTCGCCTCCGGTGCCCGCGCCGCCCGGGAGGTCTTGGCTGATCTTGAGCAGGGGCGCACCCGGACGGGATCGCGGAGCCGGTGA
- a CDS encoding DUF6479 family protein, producing MNAHILGTAETAAGVWQSGLAQILGGLIVVAVLIGAFVFGIRVKNKELPPPDPESQPHRPDTGRLPGEVSEYRKPSEIPHTDGEHRLMPYNLKSSGEPDTEPPSEEKRKWRGISSGGFGSGGTGHGD from the coding sequence ATGAACGCCCACATCCTCGGTACCGCGGAGACTGCGGCCGGCGTCTGGCAGTCCGGACTCGCCCAGATACTCGGCGGTCTGATCGTGGTCGCCGTCCTCATCGGTGCCTTTGTGTTCGGTATAAGAGTCAAGAACAAGGAGCTCCCGCCCCCGGACCCCGAGTCGCAGCCACATCGGCCCGACACGGGCCGACTGCCTGGCGAGGTCTCTGAGTACCGCAAGCCCTCCGAGATCCCGCACACCGATGGCGAGCACCGCCTGATGCCATACAACCTGAAGAGCTCCGGTGAGCCTGACACCGAACCGCCGAGTGAGGAGAAGCGTAAATGGCGCGGGATCTCAAGCGGTGGTTTCGGTAGCGGCGGCACCGGTCATGGTGACTGA
- a CDS encoding RidA family protein: protein MGSQLKTFGFGMPWESLYGYSQATQVGETVYVSGQLSHDRHGDFVGAGDFELQVRTTLENLDLVLRQFGAERGQIVETTVLVRNLRENFDTTARLHAEYFGEHRPASTVMGVSDLALPDQLVEIGALVRLDVKA from the coding sequence ATGGGTTCTCAGTTGAAGACGTTCGGGTTCGGCATGCCGTGGGAGTCGTTGTACGGGTACAGCCAGGCCACCCAGGTCGGTGAAACGGTCTATGTGTCGGGGCAGCTGTCTCATGACCGTCACGGCGACTTCGTGGGCGCCGGTGACTTCGAACTGCAGGTCCGCACCACGCTGGAGAACCTGGACCTGGTGCTGAGGCAGTTCGGGGCCGAGCGTGGCCAGATAGTGGAGACCACGGTTCTGGTGAGGAACCTGCGTGAGAACTTCGACACGACAGCACGCCTCCACGCGGAGTACTTCGGGGAGCACCGGCCCGCCAGCACGGTCATGGGCGTTTCCGACTTGGCGCTGCCGGACCAGCTCGTGGAGATCGGCGCGCTCGTGCGTCTCGATGTGAAGGCATAG
- a CDS encoding diadenosine tetraphosphate hydrolase, with the protein MTDDWRMDRIGTALRGENPTVMRRLTSGFAAIGDVQFLPGYSVLLVDEPEVERLSGLPRTKRLSFLSDMDQLGEAVERACRRLDPAFHRVNLEILGNTDPFLHAHVWPRYAWEPADMVGKPVWLYPRERWSGEQFRLGPQHDVLRDAISSELDQLRSLN; encoded by the coding sequence ATGACCGACGACTGGCGGATGGACCGGATCGGGACTGCGCTACGGGGGGAGAACCCGACCGTTATGCGACGGCTGACGTCAGGGTTCGCAGCGATCGGGGATGTTCAGTTCCTGCCGGGTTACTCGGTTCTGCTCGTGGACGAGCCGGAAGTGGAGCGGCTGTCGGGCCTGCCGAGGACGAAGCGGTTGTCGTTCCTGTCCGACATGGATCAGCTCGGTGAAGCGGTCGAGCGTGCCTGTCGGCGGCTGGACCCGGCTTTCCACCGGGTCAACCTGGAGATCCTGGGGAACACGGACCCTTTCCTGCATGCCCATGTCTGGCCGCGGTACGCGTGGGAGCCGGCCGACATGGTGGGCAAGCCGGTGTGGCTCTATCCGCGTGAACGGTGGAGCGGCGAGCAGTTCAGGCTCGGTCCGCAGCATGACGTACTGCGGGATGCGATCAGCAGCGAACTGGACCAACTACGTTCGCTGAACTGA
- a CDS encoding PLP-dependent aminotransferase family protein produces MAVPRYKALVDAFASDIRTGRLTAGARLPTHRALAAREGVALVTATRVYAELEAMGLVSREQGRGTFVRDLAVPPGQGIDRQLVATDGVDLNFNYPSLPGQAGLLRQALREVAASGDLDSLLHYQPHSGRPQDRASIGRHLGRRGITADPDRVLVVNGAQHGLAITVMATLNAGDVVAVDALTYPGFKVLAQAFRLDLEPIPTTADGPNLDALEKLCATRPVRAVYTMPTLHNPLGWVMTETDRLRLIKTARRHGVLIIEDASYAYLVENPPPPLVATAPDITVYVSGLSKSIATGLRVGFVLAPPTTVPQLERAIRATTWNTPALTTAIACHWLDDGTADQLEAQKREDAKARQAIAVQELAGLPLVGHPSSYFTWVPLPDDARADRLTATLARHRISVSTAEPFTTSAHTPQAIRLALGSTDLDSLRSTLSTVRRLAIEDPFT; encoded by the coding sequence ATGGCAGTCCCACGCTACAAAGCTCTGGTCGACGCATTCGCCTCCGACATCCGCACGGGGCGACTCACGGCCGGCGCGAGGTTGCCGACCCACCGTGCGCTGGCCGCCCGTGAGGGCGTCGCGCTGGTGACCGCGACGCGGGTGTACGCCGAACTGGAGGCCATGGGCCTGGTCAGCCGCGAGCAGGGCCGCGGCACGTTCGTGCGCGACCTCGCGGTTCCACCCGGCCAAGGCATCGACCGGCAGCTCGTGGCCACGGACGGAGTCGACCTCAACTTCAACTATCCGTCGCTGCCCGGCCAAGCCGGCCTCCTGCGCCAGGCCCTACGGGAAGTCGCCGCCTCCGGTGATCTCGACTCGTTGCTGCACTATCAGCCGCACTCGGGCCGACCCCAGGACAGGGCCTCGATCGGACGGCACCTGGGGCGCCGGGGAATCACGGCTGACCCGGACCGAGTCCTTGTGGTCAACGGTGCGCAGCACGGCCTGGCCATTACGGTCATGGCCACGCTCAACGCAGGTGACGTCGTCGCGGTCGACGCGCTCACCTATCCCGGCTTCAAGGTGCTTGCCCAAGCCTTCCGCCTCGACCTGGAGCCCATCCCCACCACCGCCGACGGGCCGAACCTCGACGCCCTGGAGAAACTGTGCGCCACCCGACCGGTGCGCGCGGTCTACACCATGCCGACCCTGCACAATCCCCTGGGCTGGGTCATGACGGAAACCGACCGCCTCCGCCTGATCAAGACCGCCCGCCGGCACGGCGTGCTCATCATCGAAGACGCCTCGTACGCCTACCTGGTCGAGAACCCCCCGCCGCCGCTGGTGGCGACCGCACCGGACATCACCGTCTACGTCTCAGGGCTGTCCAAGAGCATCGCCACGGGCCTGCGGGTCGGTTTCGTCCTCGCCCCGCCGACGACGGTGCCGCAACTCGAACGCGCGATCCGAGCGACCACCTGGAACACCCCGGCCCTGACCACCGCGATCGCTTGCCACTGGCTCGATGACGGCACGGCGGACCAGTTGGAGGCACAGAAGCGAGAGGACGCCAAGGCCCGCCAGGCCATCGCTGTGCAAGAACTGGCAGGGCTACCGCTGGTCGGCCATCCCTCGTCCTACTTCACCTGGGTGCCGCTGCCCGACGACGCACGCGCCGACCGCCTGACGGCCACCCTGGCGCGTCACCGCATCTCGGTCTCCACGGCGGAGCCGTTCACCACCTCGGCTCACACACCGCAGGCGATTCGCCTCGCCCTGGGCTCGACCGACCTGGACAGCCTCCGATCGACGCTGTCCACGGTACGGCGCCTTGCCATAGAAGACCCATTCACCTGA